The following coding sequences lie in one Fusarium poae strain DAOMC 252244 chromosome 1, whole genome shotgun sequence genomic window:
- a CDS encoding hypothetical protein (BUSCO:31878at5125) translates to MGTTTEASAGGESKSPKQSNNSPRPDTTTDARAADPPVKTEAANAEQAKPLAPPPRPSQQQGNTPDYFAVQAGGSLSLEPNPFEQSFGGAPETPGGTKLPSVAALTSPSSLLPGSNATPFNWGGGSLRTGPLSPAMLSGPANDYFGDTHHLRGGFPTPNESSLRTGLTPGGSGSMFPAPSPNSQALFAQLASGGATPSTLDFHRTAISAAAKRDQNGAVPRSQAQPASQPQQPPQQPSVTSQPQEMPNGASNIKTEAKPASGPFDPHDNDAANGLFMLAQGRNGAQNGNQFAVTSGASGHAHPAPVAPQNMNTSPQMSSINGGSVGSGRGMSEGSMMSDESEQARPNTRGRGKKNPPATNGRRKADEPPSKTPANKKSKTNSIDMDMDMMSDDESKMKYEDGGGKSKMTDEEKRKNFLERNRVAALKCRQRKKQWLANLQTKVEMFSTENDALTAQITQLREEVVNLKTLLLAHKDCPVTQQQGIHGAFMSQVVEPYNPQMNPYGMAAPMPNQQVMAGQGVQRRFS, encoded by the exons atggGGACTACAACTGAAGCCTCTGCTGGAGGTGAGTCGAAGTCCCCCAAGCAGTCCAACAACTCTCCTCGACCTG ATACCACGACCGACGCCAGGGCAGCCGATCCACCCGTCAAGACAGAGGCTGCCAATGCCGAACAAGCCAAACCTCTtgcgcctcctcctcgaccCAGCCAACAACAAGGCAACACTCCTGACTACTTCGCGGTCCAGGCCGGCGGATCTCTCAGTCTGGAGCCCAATCCATTCGAGCAGTCCTTCGGGGGCGCTCCAGAGACACCAGGAGGAACAAAGCTGCCTTCAGTTGCTGCATTGACATCACCATCTTCACTACTACCCGGTAGTAACGCGACACCATTCAATTGGGGAGGTGGCTCATTGCGTACTGGCCCTCTAAGTCCTGCAATGCTTTCTGGTCCAGCGAACGATTACTTTGGCGACACACATCACCTACGTGGCGGATTTCCTACTCCTAACGAGTCCTCATTGAGGACGGGTTTAACACCAGGTGGCAGTGGTTCTATGTTCCCTGCCCCAAGTCCTAATTCTCAAGCACTTTTTGCCCAACTTGCTAGTGGAGGAGCCACACCTAGCACGCTTGATTTCCATAGAACTGCTATCAGCGCTGCCGCGAAACGCGACCAGAACGGTGCTGTTCCACGATCTCAAGCACAACCAGCCTCCCAACCCCAGCAACCACCCCAACAACCTTCTGTCACTTCTCAACCCCAGGAAATGCCAAACGGTGCTTCCAACATTAAAACCGAAGCGAAGCCTGCGTCGGGCCCCTTCGACCCTCACGATAACGACGCTGCAAACGGCCTGTTTATGCTGGCCCAGGGTAGAAACGGTGCTCAGAACGGAAATCAATTCGCAGTGACGTCAGGTGCTTCTGGCCACGCACACCCGGCCCCTGTTGCACCTCAGAACATGAACACTTCACCACAAATGTCAAGTATTAACGGCGGCTCTGTCGGCTCCGGTCGCGGTATGAGCGAGGGCAGCATGATGTCGGATGAGAGTGAGCAGGCTCGTCCTAACACTCGAGGTCGTGGCAAGAAGAACCCTCCTGCGACCAATGGTCGAAGGAAGGCTGACGAACCTCCATCAAAGACACCTGCCAACAAAAAGTCAAAGACGAATTCTATTGATATGGATATGGACATGATGTCTGATGACGAATCTAAGATGAAGTATGAAGATGGTGGCGGAAAGTCAAAGATGACTGATGAGGAGAAGCGAAAGAACTTCCTTGAGCGCAACCG TGTTGCGGCTCTTAAATGTCGTCAAAGAAAGAAGCAGTGGCTGGCTAATCTTCAGACCAAGGTCGAGATGTTCAGTACTGAGAACGATGCTCTGACGGCACAGATTACCCAGCTAAGGGAGGAGGTCGTCAACTTGAAAACCCTCCTTCTTGCCCATAAGGATTGTCCGGTAACTCAGCAACAAGGAATACACGGTGCCTTTATGTCACAGGTCGTGGAGCCATACAATCCCCAAATGAATCCTTATGGCATGGCAGCACCCATGCCCAACCAGCAAGTCATGGCCGGGCAAGGTGTCCAGAGGCGATTCTCATAG
- a CDS encoding hypothetical protein (BUSCO:28910at5125), whose translation MADWGNDQGGSAHGYGDDGRNNNDFTNDARFDSTGFDGAEGLGDGQPGGDDKCFGCGETGHRRAECPNPQEMTCRYCKKEGHMRKDCPEAPAMVCENCGEEGHFRKHCEKPRKINRDHIADVDPETAWTKIKTAVTERDVDDAKEAVNEYVKAMHGEITYRQLQEAFIDNEIGLWLIPTERTLIQVFTNMDLQGNVDKKYTVSYRFVEQADRPREIEGWPKSRAELLERLDDAGEIVDRGLPLCSNCKELGHISKYCTQEKMERTDAPKIACYNCGADGHRVRDCPEPRIDKNACKNCGQSGHKVADCEEPPNPANVECRKCNEVGHFAKDCPQGGGRACRNCGQEGHMAKECDQPRDMSTVTCRNCDQVGHYSKECPLPRDWSKVQCSNCQEYGHTKVRCKAPPAEEADGDDGGWGADDSAAVQTVGGDDGGW comes from the exons ATGGCTGATTGGGGTAACGATCAAGGTGGCTCTGCCCACGGCTATGGTGACGATGGCCGCAACAA CAACGATTTCACCAACGATGCTAGATTTGACAGTACTGGGTTTGATGGTGCCGAAGGCCTTGGAGACGGTCAGCCTGGTGGCGACGACAAGTGTTTTGGCTGCGGAGAGACTGG TCACCGTCGTGCCGAGTGTCCCAACCCTCAGGAGATGACCTGCCGCTATTGCAAGAAGGAAGGTCACATGCGCAAGGATTGTCCCGAGGCTCCAGCCATGGTCTGCGAGAACTGTGGTGAAGAAG GCCACTTCCGCAAGCATTGCGAGAAACCCCGCAAGATCAACCGTGATCACATTGCCGACGTGGACCCTGAGACTGCTTGGACGAAAATCAAGACGGCAGTTACCGAGCGAGATGTCGATGACGCCAAAGAAGCTGTGAACGAGTACGTCAAGGCGATGCATGGCGAGATTACCTACCGCCAGCTTCAGGAGGCTTTCATTGACAATGAGATTGGCCTCTGGCTCATTCCCACTGAGCGAACCCTTATTCAGGTCTTCACCAACATGGATCTTCAGGGTAATGTCGACAAGAAGTACACTGTTTCCTACCGCTTCGTCGAACAGGCCGACCGTCCTCGGGAGATTGAGGGGTGGCCCAAGAGCCGGGCGGAACTTCTCGAGCGACTGGACGATGCTGGTGAGATCGTGGATCGAGGTCTCCCTCTTTGCTCCAACTGCAAGGAACTTGGACACATTTCCAAGTATTGCACCCAAGAGAAGATGGAACGCACCGACGCACCCAAGATTGCGTGCTACAACTGCGGCGCTGATGGTCACCGTGTCCGAGACT GTCCCGAGCCTCGCATTGACAAGAATGCTTGCAAGAACTGCGG TCAATCCGGCCACAAGGTCGCTGACTGCGAGGAGCCTCCCAACCCGGCGAACGTCGAATGCCGCAAGTGCAATGAAG TCGGACACTTCGCCAAGGACTGCCCTCAGGGTGGCGGCCGTGCCTGCCGAAACTGTGGCCAAGAGGGACACATGGCCAAAGAATGTGACCAGCCCCGAGACATGTCTACTGTCACCTGCCGCAACTGCGACCAGGTCGGTCACTACAGCAAGGAGTGTCCTCTGCCGAGAGATT GGAGCAAGGTCCAGTGCTCCAACTGCCAGGAGTACGGGCACACCAAGGTCCGGTGCAAGGCTCCCCCCGCTGAAGAGGCtgatggcgatgatggcGGATGGGGTGCTGATGATAGCGCTGCTGTCCAGACCGTTGGCGGTGACGATGGAGGCTGGTAA